In one Geoglobus acetivorans genomic region, the following are encoded:
- a CDS encoding redox-regulated ATPase YchF gives MIEIGLTGKPNAGKSTFFKSATMADVEIANYPFTTIEPNVGVAHVRVECACRELGVYPCGNCIDGWRFIPVKLIDVAGLVPDAHKGRGLGNEFLDDLRQADAIIHVVDASGSTDIEGNEVGLGEHDPFEDVDFLEKELYMWLFGILKKNWDKMVRRIQMEKKDPARYIHEQLAGLGFDELTVREGLRDVGKQFNEFSDDDLLNFAKNLMNRRFKILVAANKADKAPEGNIKKFMDSGAVICSAIFELTLRTASQNGYVRYLPGDEDFEIVKELNEKQKKALETIRAFMKKYGGTGVQEAINRIVFDRLGYIVVYPVEDENRYTDSKGNVLPDAMLVKRGTTPRELAYRIHTDIGKNYIYAVDAKRKIRISEDHELQNGDVVKIVSGA, from the coding sequence GTGATAGAAATAGGTTTGACCGGAAAGCCAAATGCGGGAAAATCCACTTTTTTCAAGTCTGCAACCATGGCTGATGTGGAGATCGCGAATTATCCCTTTACAACGATTGAGCCAAACGTCGGCGTGGCCCATGTACGGGTTGAGTGTGCGTGCAGGGAGCTTGGGGTTTATCCATGCGGTAACTGCATTGATGGATGGAGGTTTATACCTGTTAAGCTGATTGATGTTGCCGGTCTTGTACCGGACGCTCACAAGGGAAGGGGGCTGGGGAACGAGTTTCTCGATGACCTCAGACAGGCAGATGCCATAATCCACGTGGTGGATGCATCAGGCTCGACAGACATTGAGGGTAATGAGGTCGGTCTGGGAGAGCATGATCCTTTTGAGGACGTTGACTTTCTCGAAAAGGAGCTTTACATGTGGCTTTTCGGCATTTTGAAGAAAAACTGGGACAAGATGGTCAGGAGAATACAGATGGAGAAGAAGGATCCCGCCAGATACATACACGAGCAGCTTGCAGGTCTTGGCTTCGATGAGCTTACTGTTAGAGAAGGTCTGAGAGATGTCGGAAAGCAGTTCAATGAATTTTCGGACGATGATCTGCTAAACTTTGCAAAAAATCTGATGAATAGGAGATTCAAAATCCTCGTGGCTGCGAACAAGGCGGATAAGGCTCCAGAGGGTAACATAAAGAAATTCATGGATTCTGGCGCAGTCATCTGTTCGGCAATATTCGAACTCACGTTGAGGACTGCAAGCCAGAACGGATACGTCCGGTATTTGCCGGGAGATGAAGATTTTGAGATCGTCAAAGAGCTGAATGAAAAGCAGAAAAAGGCTCTCGAGACTATAAGAGCCTTCATGAAAAAATATGGGGGGACGGGAGTTCAGGAGGCGATAAACAGGATTGTGTTTGATAGGCTGGGTTACATAGTGGTGTATCCCGTCGAGGACGAGAACAGGTACACTGACAGCAAGGGCAATGTTCTTCCGGATGCGATGCTCGTGAAAAGGGGAACGACGCCCAGAGAACTTGCTTACAGAATCCACACGGACATTGGGAAAAACTATATCTATGCCGTTGATGCAAAGAGAAAGATCAGAATTTCAGAAGACCATGAACTTCAGAACGGAGACGTTGTAAAGATTGTTTCGGGTGCATAG
- a CDS encoding phosphate-starvation-inducible PsiE family protein, giving the protein MWNLRFEYLNRVYDIAIYLMSLVVTVLVGVKMVSIVVQIPEAVLTLSPSSFDTLITEILTFFVLIELAKAFTEYLEFKRVRLHIMAELASIFTIRELLISLYKQNFDWTILIAFSVLILSLTLVRTMALKYKPSRT; this is encoded by the coding sequence ATGTGGAATCTCAGGTTTGAGTATCTTAACCGGGTATATGATATTGCGATCTATCTCATGAGCCTGGTTGTTACGGTGCTCGTTGGGGTGAAGATGGTTTCCATTGTTGTTCAGATTCCTGAGGCAGTACTTACACTGTCTCCGTCATCCTTCGATACGCTTATCACCGAAATACTGACTTTTTTCGTTCTAATTGAGCTTGCAAAGGCTTTCACAGAATATCTCGAGTTTAAGAGGGTCAGGCTCCACATCATGGCTGAGCTTGCATCGATATTCACCATAAGGGAGCTTTTGATATCTCTATACAAGCAGAATTTTGACTGGACGATTCTGATTGCTTTCTCCGTACTGATTCTCTCGCTAACTCTTGTGAGAACAATGGCGCTGAAGTACAAACCATCGAGGACGTAA
- a CDS encoding IS481 family transposase has translation MKLDEKAIKWIIREKEKGTPTKEIAEIENITPRRVNQIYKQYKDTGEIPKPKKPGRPKKELSEEEIEAIKEAYEEYRCNAVVLQTILKERGYRISKNKIHEVLRMNGYAKEEKNKKKRKKWIRYERKHSMELWHADWFFYNGKWIIAYLDDASRLITGYGVFDKATSENAIKVLKEAMDDYGRPESILTDRGTQFYASAGEKKAKGVSKFEKFLAENEIKHIVGRVNHPQTNGKIERFYGTLEAKIKYFDTVDEFMEWYNHKRPHMSLNLDELETPYKAFLRKLTPERILSYSWRWFDGGK, from the coding sequence GTGAAACTTGACGAGAAAGCGATAAAATGGATTATCAGAGAGAAAGAGAAGGGTACACCGACAAAGGAGATAGCAGAGATCGAAAACATAACACCAAGAAGAGTAAATCAGATCTACAAGCAATACAAAGATACTGGAGAAATACCAAAGCCAAAGAAACCAGGTAGACCTAAAAAAGAACTATCAGAAGAAGAAATAGAAGCCATAAAAGAAGCCTATGAAGAGTACAGGTGTAATGCAGTAGTTCTCCAAACAATCTTAAAGGAAAGAGGTTACAGAATAAGCAAGAACAAAATACACGAAGTGTTGAGAATGAACGGCTATGCTAAGGAGGAGAAGAACAAGAAAAAGCGTAAAAAGTGGATAAGGTATGAGAGAAAGCACTCTATGGAATTATGGCATGCAGACTGGTTTTTCTATAACGGGAAGTGGATAATTGCTTATCTGGACGATGCTTCCCGTCTGATTACTGGTTACGGAGTATTTGATAAAGCAACATCTGAGAATGCCATAAAAGTGCTAAAAGAAGCCATGGATGATTATGGCAGGCCGGAATCAATCCTGACGGATAGAGGTACTCAGTTCTACGCATCTGCAGGGGAGAAGAAGGCTAAAGGAGTATCTAAATTTGAGAAATTCCTTGCAGAGAATGAAATTAAGCATATTGTGGGTAGGGTGAATCACCCACAAACGAATGGAAAGATAGAGAGGTTCTATGGAACGCTGGAAGCTAAAATCAAGTATTTCGATACAGTAGATGAATTCATGGAGTGGTACAATCACAAAAGACCCCACATGAGTCTCAACTTAGATGAACTGGAGACTCCCTATAAAGCATTTTTGAGAAAGTTGACTCCTGAGAGAATATTGAGTTATTCGTGGAGGTGGTTTGATGGTGGGAAATGA
- a CDS encoding long-chain-fatty-acid--CoA ligase yields MLGVEGKLITEIDPKDINQFWEKSYDSGVPSEIEIPEIPLYELLDRTAEKFPDKIAIDFLGKKLKYGELKELSDRVAGFLKSLGVGRGSRVVIDMPNTPHYVIAYYGILKTGATVVQANPLYTERELRHIAENSEARIFFAVENAFSKVYELKKEGIIDRIIVCRIEDYLPFPLNFLYRLKKEKVNIPKDDGIAFWTDVVKSDLISSPEKVDPKEDIAVFQYTGGTTGLPKAAMLTHYNLVANTYQIIHWLPEFSEKDVVSGILPYFHVYGMTTSMNMPIAVGAKIVMLPDPRDIKRILNAIEKHGITLFFGVPTLFNAINTHPDTPKKNLRSIRACISGSAPLPLEVKREFERITGGKLVEGYGLSETSPVTHVNPIYGTNKEGSIGIPIPNTYALVIDEEGKVLPVGEIGELAIFGPQVMKGYYKMEEETRKTLVSGWLLTGDMAKMDEDGYFYIVDRKKDVIIAGGYNIYPREVEEVLYEHPAVLEAAVVGVPDKYRGETVKAFIVLRPEHRGKVSEKDIEQFCRQKLAAYKVPRIIEFVDELPKSAVGKVLRRVLRDQEVKKMEQS; encoded by the coding sequence ATGCTTGGTGTTGAGGGGAAACTCATAACAGAAATTGATCCGAAGGATATCAACCAGTTCTGGGAGAAAAGTTATGACAGTGGAGTTCCATCTGAAATTGAAATCCCTGAAATTCCACTCTATGAGCTTCTTGACAGAACTGCAGAAAAGTTCCCGGACAAGATTGCAATAGACTTTCTTGGAAAGAAGTTAAAGTATGGGGAGCTTAAAGAACTCTCTGACAGAGTGGCAGGCTTTCTGAAAAGCCTTGGTGTTGGCAGGGGATCGAGAGTGGTAATAGACATGCCAAACACTCCGCACTATGTGATTGCATATTACGGAATTCTCAAAACCGGAGCAACTGTTGTTCAGGCCAACCCACTTTACACCGAAAGGGAGCTGAGACACATAGCTGAAAACAGCGAGGCGAGAATTTTCTTCGCTGTTGAGAATGCATTTTCGAAGGTTTACGAGCTTAAAAAGGAGGGAATAATTGACAGGATAATAGTCTGCAGAATTGAGGATTATCTGCCTTTCCCACTGAATTTTCTTTACAGGCTGAAGAAGGAGAAGGTGAACATTCCGAAGGATGACGGAATAGCCTTCTGGACTGACGTGGTGAAATCTGATCTGATTTCGTCCCCTGAAAAGGTGGATCCCAAGGAGGACATTGCGGTATTTCAGTACACTGGCGGGACTACAGGGCTGCCAAAAGCAGCAATGCTCACACATTACAATCTTGTAGCCAATACCTATCAGATCATCCACTGGCTCCCGGAGTTCAGCGAAAAGGATGTTGTAAGCGGGATTCTGCCCTACTTCCACGTGTATGGAATGACGACAAGCATGAACATGCCAATTGCTGTGGGAGCAAAGATTGTCATGCTTCCTGACCCGAGAGATATAAAGAGAATACTGAATGCCATAGAGAAACACGGGATCACGCTCTTCTTTGGGGTGCCAACACTGTTCAATGCAATAAACACACACCCGGACACACCCAAAAAGAATCTGAGGAGTATAAGGGCGTGTATAAGTGGTTCTGCTCCACTGCCGCTTGAGGTCAAGAGAGAATTTGAGAGGATAACCGGTGGAAAGCTTGTTGAGGGATATGGGCTGAGTGAAACGTCTCCTGTTACACATGTCAACCCAATCTACGGCACAAACAAGGAGGGCAGCATAGGTATACCCATTCCGAATACCTACGCCCTCGTCATAGACGAGGAAGGAAAAGTCCTTCCTGTGGGCGAGATTGGAGAGCTCGCAATCTTCGGCCCACAGGTGATGAAGGGCTACTACAAGATGGAGGAAGAAACAAGAAAAACCTTGGTCAGCGGATGGCTTCTGACTGGAGACATGGCCAAGATGGACGAGGACGGCTACTTCTACATAGTGGACAGAAAGAAGGACGTCATCATAGCGGGAGGATACAACATCTATCCGAGAGAGGTTGAGGAGGTCCTCTACGAACACCCCGCCGTACTGGAGGCAGCTGTTGTTGGTGTCCCTGACAAATACAGGGGAGAAACAGTAAAGGCATTCATCGTCCTGAGACCCGAACACAGGGGAAAGGTCTCAGAAAAGGACATCGAACAGTTCTGCAGGCAGAAACTTGCAGCCTACAAGGTCCCCAGAATAATCGAATTCGTCGACGAACTTCCAAAATCAGCAGTCGGCAAGGTGCTGAGGAGGGTTCTCAGAGACCAGGAAGTTAAGAAAATGGAACAATCCTGA
- a CDS encoding dihydrolipoyl dehydrogenase gives MKNYDAIIIGTGSGVSIANRLLRDRPDARVAVIDKDKPGGICLTRGCIPSKLVISPVEILHDAERLSGLIEVRDIRVNFRKIMERMREKVGRESSMIERSLEEMENIDYFKKEASFTAPYTLKVSGEEITSKKIFIGSGSRPMVPEIKGLRDAGFLTSDTLLELEDMPESMIIVGGGYVAVEYGNFFARAGCDVKIVEMMPRILSNEEPEISRIVQEELSNHAELFTSHRVTGVEGNGKVKRIVAEGPGGKIKIEGEEILVAVGRESNSDILKPQLSGIETDERGWIKVNEFLETSVPGIYAIGDANGRYMFRHVANREAATAYANAFHDAGVKMDYSAVPHAVFTQPEVGSVGMAEKEAVERFGRENILIGFEELKTTGKGLAMNSKGFAKVIVHGETGKILGGHIAGKSASVLVQEIATLMALDATYHAALHALHIHPSLSEVVSWAFGNLMSVDEYHRMMEKLGY, from the coding sequence ATGAAAAATTACGATGCGATAATAATAGGTACCGGTTCGGGGGTATCTATTGCAAACAGACTCCTCAGAGATAGGCCTGATGCGAGAGTTGCAGTTATTGATAAGGATAAACCCGGTGGAATATGTCTTACAAGAGGTTGTATACCCTCAAAGCTTGTAATTTCTCCTGTGGAGATTCTCCACGACGCTGAACGGCTATCCGGGCTTATTGAGGTCAGGGACATTCGGGTAAACTTCAGAAAAATTATGGAGAGGATGAGGGAAAAGGTGGGCAGAGAAAGCAGCATGATCGAGAGATCGCTTGAGGAGATGGAAAACATTGATTATTTTAAGAAAGAGGCATCTTTTACTGCGCCATACACATTAAAGGTTAGCGGGGAAGAGATAACTTCAAAAAAGATCTTTATTGGCTCAGGGTCAAGGCCCATGGTACCGGAAATAAAGGGGCTGAGGGATGCGGGCTTTCTGACAAGCGACACGCTGCTTGAGCTTGAAGACATGCCAGAAAGCATGATCATCGTTGGTGGAGGATATGTTGCGGTTGAATACGGAAACTTCTTTGCTCGGGCTGGCTGCGATGTAAAAATAGTCGAAATGATGCCTCGCATTCTTTCAAACGAGGAGCCGGAAATTTCTCGAATCGTACAGGAAGAGCTTTCGAATCATGCAGAGCTGTTTACATCACATAGGGTTACAGGCGTTGAAGGAAATGGAAAAGTAAAGCGCATTGTTGCGGAAGGTCCAGGCGGGAAAATAAAGATTGAAGGTGAAGAAATACTCGTGGCTGTGGGTAGAGAATCCAACTCCGACATTCTGAAACCCCAGCTGAGTGGAATAGAAACAGATGAGAGAGGATGGATAAAGGTCAACGAATTCCTTGAAACTTCCGTTCCTGGCATTTACGCAATAGGGGATGCGAACGGGAGGTACATGTTCAGGCACGTGGCAAACAGAGAAGCGGCCACAGCCTATGCGAACGCCTTTCATGATGCCGGAGTGAAAATGGACTATTCTGCTGTACCTCATGCTGTTTTTACTCAGCCAGAGGTTGGGAGTGTTGGTATGGCTGAGAAAGAGGCCGTGGAGAGGTTTGGTAGGGAGAACATACTGATAGGATTCGAGGAGCTGAAAACGACCGGAAAGGGTCTTGCCATGAACTCAAAAGGATTTGCCAAGGTGATTGTTCACGGCGAGACTGGAAAGATTCTCGGAGGCCATATTGCGGGCAAATCAGCGTCAGTACTCGTTCAGGAGATTGCCACGCTAATGGCTCTCGATGCTACGTACCACGCTGCATTACATGCGCTGCACATTCATCCATCCCTCAGCGAGGTTGTAAGCTGGGCATTCGGCAACCTCATGAGCGTTGACGAATATCACCGGATGATGGAAAAACTTGGTTACTGA
- a CDS encoding radical SAM/SPASM domain-containing protein, with the protein MQHLRLAERVLLRKFDSNYYAYNAKSDTLYELDDEAFYFLLNCDGSRREADEEILNFLISEEILEVSSESKENTYVEQSEPSLRHFLISVTHSCNLKCQHCYIHQKISHVNEDTFRKAIDEFYGIGGLKLLISGGEPLLHPKIFTLLEYARKYPFRIVLMTNGYLLKDNRMDKITELVDEVQISLDGFEGHRKLRNAGWERLIDVIKSLSGSVDVSIATMVTKYNINEFEKMSRVLESLNVYRWSIDVPVTEKDLLPPPDSIKEVLQNYGFGKRSYPSIQGYACGTHYCEMDPDGNIVKCGFFEEPCGNIRNGLKNCWENLKKRYIWRLDELKCSCQYVGECRGGCRYRALMYSGDILGCDPVMCNIYDVKQICQ; encoded by the coding sequence TTGCAGCATCTCAGGCTTGCAGAAAGGGTCCTGCTGAGGAAGTTCGACAGTAATTATTACGCTTACAATGCAAAAAGCGACACCCTGTATGAACTCGATGATGAAGCCTTTTATTTTTTATTGAACTGTGATGGAAGTAGAAGAGAAGCTGATGAAGAAATCCTGAATTTTTTGATTTCAGAAGAGATTCTTGAGGTCAGTTCAGAAAGCAAGGAGAACACGTATGTTGAGCAGAGCGAACCTTCCCTTAGACACTTCCTCATTTCTGTAACACATTCTTGCAACCTTAAATGTCAGCACTGCTACATCCACCAGAAGATTTCCCATGTAAACGAGGACACGTTCAGGAAAGCAATTGACGAGTTTTACGGTATTGGCGGACTTAAATTGCTTATTTCAGGAGGAGAACCGCTGCTTCACCCCAAAATCTTTACTCTGCTGGAATACGCCCGCAAATACCCGTTCAGAATAGTCCTTATGACGAACGGATATCTCCTGAAGGATAACAGAATGGATAAAATCACAGAACTCGTTGATGAAGTCCAGATCAGCCTGGATGGGTTCGAAGGGCACCGAAAGCTGAGAAATGCCGGATGGGAAAGGCTGATAGATGTCATCAAATCCCTCTCAGGAAGCGTAGATGTTAGCATTGCAACAATGGTTACAAAATACAACATAAACGAGTTTGAAAAGATGAGTAGAGTTCTCGAAAGCCTGAATGTTTACAGATGGAGTATAGACGTTCCCGTTACGGAAAAAGACCTCCTGCCACCTCCAGACAGTATAAAGGAGGTGCTCCAGAATTACGGCTTTGGGAAGAGGAGCTATCCGAGCATCCAGGGGTATGCCTGCGGTACCCATTACTGCGAGATGGATCCCGACGGCAACATTGTAAAATGCGGGTTTTTTGAAGAACCGTGTGGAAACATCAGAAATGGTCTCAAAAATTGCTGGGAAAATCTGAAAAAAAGGTATATCTGGAGACTCGACGAACTTAAATGCTCATGCCAGTATGTGGGCGAATGCAGGGGAGGTTGCAGATACAGGGCTTTGATGTACTCCGGAGACATTCTGGGCTGCGACCCTGTGATGTGCAACATTTACGATGTAAAGCAAATCTGTCAGTAA
- the pheT gene encoding phenylalanine--tRNA ligase subunit beta: MPVITLYWDELERMVGVDRNTILKKLPMLGCDIERIADDHLDVEFFPNRPDLYSVEGVARALRGFLDIEFGYRDYKVNEGNWKIYVDESVLSVRPRITGCIVRNIHVNEELLRSIIQIQEDLHWTIGRNRRKMAIGIHDLNRVNFPLHYTAVDENFSFVPLDFDRDMSVKEILEAHPKGQEYGFILENSEKYPMIIDAKDEVISFPPVINAEKTRVREGTSGLFIDVTGFDENVDKALRILTAMFADRGGVIESVEIIYPDRVERTPDMTPEKMNVSKREIFSLLGFTLNDDELRLALGRMRYGFEIGDDEVTVTIPPYRADVMHPWDVIEDIAIGYGYDRIAARYPQTPGVGREHEWNNLKDIVKEIMIGLGFTEVITFTLTNERTMYEYMNRTARPWDDYTPVMHPLTEEHTVLRTHILPKLIELLRHNKHEAMPQRIFEVGDVVVNTKNRLSLAACVTHSRANFAEIRSVVQAVMHELDIEWEAQESDDRAFIKGRRADIIVRGKKVGVFGELHPEVLERFEITMPVVGFELELSKLFNTGILI; encoded by the coding sequence ATGCCAGTTATAACACTATACTGGGACGAGCTTGAGAGAATGGTTGGGGTCGATAGAAACACAATACTAAAAAAATTACCCATGCTCGGATGCGATATTGAACGTATAGCTGACGATCACCTTGATGTTGAATTTTTCCCGAACCGTCCTGACCTGTACAGCGTTGAGGGTGTCGCAAGAGCGTTGAGAGGATTCCTCGACATCGAATTTGGTTACAGGGATTACAAGGTGAACGAGGGAAACTGGAAGATATATGTCGATGAAAGTGTCCTGAGTGTAAGGCCAAGAATAACCGGCTGTATCGTCAGAAACATTCACGTTAATGAAGAACTCCTGAGATCCATAATTCAGATTCAGGAAGACCTGCACTGGACGATCGGCAGAAACAGAAGAAAGATGGCAATTGGAATACACGACCTGAACAGGGTGAACTTTCCACTCCACTATACGGCAGTTGATGAGAACTTTTCATTCGTTCCACTCGACTTCGACAGGGACATGAGTGTGAAGGAAATCCTTGAAGCACACCCCAAAGGACAGGAGTACGGCTTCATTCTCGAAAACTCAGAAAAATACCCCATGATCATAGATGCAAAAGACGAGGTAATTTCATTCCCTCCAGTCATAAATGCTGAAAAGACAAGAGTCAGAGAAGGAACCTCTGGACTGTTCATTGACGTTACAGGGTTTGACGAGAACGTTGACAAAGCCCTGAGAATACTCACCGCCATGTTTGCAGACAGAGGTGGAGTTATCGAAAGCGTGGAAATAATCTATCCTGACAGGGTGGAAAGAACTCCAGACATGACTCCAGAAAAGATGAATGTGAGCAAAAGAGAAATTTTCTCCCTCCTCGGCTTCACACTAAACGACGATGAACTGAGACTCGCACTCGGAAGAATGAGATACGGCTTTGAAATCGGTGATGATGAGGTAACTGTAACCATCCCTCCATACAGGGCAGATGTGATGCACCCCTGGGATGTGATTGAAGATATAGCCATTGGATATGGCTACGACAGAATTGCTGCAAGATATCCCCAGACACCTGGTGTCGGAAGGGAACATGAATGGAACAACCTCAAGGATATTGTAAAAGAGATAATGATTGGTCTCGGGTTTACAGAAGTGATAACATTCACACTCACAAATGAGAGGACAATGTACGAATACATGAACAGAACTGCAAGGCCCTGGGACGACTACACCCCTGTTATGCACCCTCTGACCGAGGAGCATACAGTTCTGAGAACCCACATACTCCCTAAGCTAATAGAACTGTTAAGACACAACAAGCATGAAGCGATGCCCCAGAGGATTTTTGAGGTGGGAGACGTCGTCGTGAATACGAAAAACAGACTCAGCCTCGCAGCCTGTGTAACTCACTCGAGAGCCAATTTTGCAGAGATCAGAAGTGTTGTGCAGGCGGTGATGCATGAGCTGGACATCGAGTGGGAAGCTCAGGAAAGTGATGACAGGGCCTTCATAAAGGGGCGGAGAGCAGATATTATCGTCAGAGGAAAAAAAGTCGGGGTCTTTGGAGAACTGCATCCGGAAGTTCTGGAAAGATTCGAGATAACAATGCCCGTGGTTGGGTTCGAGCTGGAACTTTCAAAGCTGTTCAATACTGGTATTCTCATCTGA
- a CDS encoding iron-sulfur cluster assembly protein, which produces MVEKSEVVEKLKTVIDPHTRQSVWDMGLIERVEVENDVVDIIFRPSSPFCPIGQQLAFAIKRSVEDLGVKARVKVVGYVKENELNEALSR; this is translated from the coding sequence ATGGTGGAAAAATCTGAAGTCGTTGAAAAGCTGAAGACCGTTATTGACCCGCATACAAGACAGAGTGTCTGGGACATGGGTCTGATAGAACGAGTTGAGGTTGAAAATGATGTAGTGGATATCATCTTTAGACCCTCTTCCCCGTTCTGCCCAATAGGCCAGCAACTTGCGTTTGCCATCAAAAGGAGCGTTGAAGATCTTGGAGTTAAGGCGAGAGTTAAGGTCGTGGGTTACGTGAAGGAGAATGAATTAAATGAAGCGCTTTCCAGGTGA
- a CDS encoding DUF2249 domain-containing protein, protein MEIVDVRGKPHPERPPLILQKLRESGEVEVWVEVEPKPLMAMLKEQGYTIESSFDGEKWIVRIRK, encoded by the coding sequence ATGGAAATAGTGGATGTCAGGGGGAAACCCCACCCCGAGAGGCCACCCTTGATACTGCAGAAATTGAGGGAATCGGGCGAGGTGGAGGTGTGGGTTGAGGTGGAACCAAAACCCCTGATGGCCATGCTGAAAGAGCAGGGTTATACGATCGAGTCGAGCTTTGACGGGGAAAAGTGGATCGTCAGAATCCGGAAGTAG